Proteins from one Coffea arabica cultivar ET-39 chromosome 8c, Coffea Arabica ET-39 HiFi, whole genome shotgun sequence genomic window:
- the LOC113707086 gene encoding carboxylesterase 1-like yields the protein MSDISPVDPNIDLYGFLGIIRYPDGTITPLPGPAIPASSDPRNPFHFSKDVTINESNRTWARIFVPREAFDSSPDTKLPLILYFHGGGFIRGNVSTPLFDDLHTELAIEIPAVIISVDYRLAPEHRLPAAYTDCLEALHTIKDSNDEWLEKYADLSKCFLMGTSAGGNIAYHGGLRAAACVDDLKPLEIKGLILHHPFFGGTKRTDSELRMANDKVIPLCATDFMWELSLPIGADRDHEFSNPMMGINPQLFELIKALGWKILVIGCAGDPLIDRQIELVKKLEENGASVKGKFDEGGYHGYGYVNPTAKAITMVVKGFVLSSITC from the coding sequence ATGTCTGATATATCACCAGTCGATCCTAATATTGATCTTTATGGCTTCCTTGGTATCATCCGCTATCCTGATGGCACGATCACGCCTCTTCCCGGACCAGCAATCCCTGCCTCATCTGATCCTAGAAACCCCTTTCACTTTTCAAAAGACGTAACTATAAACGAATCCAACAGGACTTGGGCGCGCATATTTGTACCCCGGGAAGCATTTGACTCCTCTCCGGACACAAAATTGCCTCTGATACTTTACTTTCATGGTGGAGGATTCATTAGAGGTAACGTATCCACACCTCTGTTTGACGATTTGCACACTGAACTCGCGATTGAAATCCCAGCAGTGATCATATCAGTTGACTACCGCCTTGCTCCAGAGCACCGACTTCCGGCAGCCTACACTGATTGCCTGGAAGCATTGCACACGATTAAAGATTCCAACGACGAATGGTTGGAAAAGTATGCTGATCTATCAAAGTGTTTTCTCATGGGCACTAGTGCAGGTGGTAACATTGCCTACCATGGAGGATTACGTGCAGCTGCATGTGTTGATGATCTAAAGCCTCTGGAGATAAAAGGGTTGATATTGCATCATCCATTTTTTGGCGGGACCAAGAGGACTGATTCAGAATTGAGGATGGCCAATGATAAGGTAATACCACTTTGTGCAACTGATTTCATGTGGGAGCTAAGCTTGCCAATTGGCGCGGATAGAGACCACGAGTTCAGCAATCCGATGATGGGAATCAATCCGCAGCTTTTTGAACTGATCAAGGCTCTGGGATGGAAGATTTTAGTCATCGGGTGTGCTGGTGATCCATTGATTGACCGTCAGATTGAGCTGGTAAAGAAACTAGAAGAAAATGGTGCATCAGTGAAAGGTAAATTTGATGAGGGAGGATATCATGGCTATGGTTATGTTAATCCCACGGCCAAAGCAATAACTATGGTTGTAAAAGGGTTTGTACTCTCTTCCATCACttgttga